The following are encoded together in the Culex pipiens pallens isolate TS chromosome 1, TS_CPP_V2, whole genome shotgun sequence genome:
- the LOC128092389 gene encoding uncharacterized protein LOC128092389, whose protein sequence is MFANFYGSTGTVFPLQDHFPAHSVLQTAVQNIFQVHHRTVPSDVDDTRLMTTFPSGARADDHRPKPRFRTTARTGSSADAKKRTVSPLLLLFRRATTTIELPTGPVESETEKGTYGNPVEIPGI, encoded by the coding sequence ATGTTTGCAAATTTTTACGGCTCGACCGGAACCGTCTTCCCTCTTCAGGACCACTTTCCGGCGCACTCGGTCCTCCAAACCGCCGTCCAAAACATCTTCCAGGTGCACCACCGCACGGTTCCGTCTGACGTCGACGACACTCGACTGATGACTACCTTTCCTTCTGGTGCACGAGCGGACGACCATCGACCCAAGCCCAGATTCCGGACGACGGCGCGGACGGGGTCGTCCgcggacgcaaaaaaaagaACCGTGTCTCCATTACTACTACTTTTTCGAagggcgacgacgacgatcgaaCTGCCAACCGGCCCGGTGGAGAGTGAGACGGAGAAGGGGACTTACGGAAATCCCGTCGAAATCCCCGGGATCTAA